One stretch of Streptomyces sp. NBC_00443 DNA includes these proteins:
- a CDS encoding phosphotransferase family protein — MAATAPRPRPRTTTRDPEEVTRRLTAWLATRLPGAKAVGVTAPESNGMSSETLLFDIEHPETPVRACALRLAADPAAYTVFPVYDMPRQYRTLRVVAEHTDLPVPRALWLEEDPGPLGAPFFVMERVEGRVPPDVMPYTYEGNWLHAASDEEREWLEGATIGLLARLHDQVPPQNVEFLALPGEGDALRRHVTAQRDYYEWVVDGLARSPLIEDAFDRLEELWPSDPGAPVLNWGDARIGNVIYDGFEPAAVLDWEMAALAPREVDLGWTVYLHRFFQDLTAAFGQRGLPDFLRRDRVEARYADLTGHTPRDMDFHTLYAALRHAVVMLRIAYRQAYFGEVAVPADPDTLILHHGSLRAMVQGSYWN, encoded by the coding sequence ATGGCAGCCACGGCACCCCGGCCCCGCCCGCGCACCACCACCCGCGACCCGGAGGAGGTCACCCGCCGTCTCACCGCGTGGCTCGCCACCCGACTGCCGGGGGCCAAGGCGGTCGGCGTCACGGCCCCCGAGTCCAACGGCATGTCCAGCGAGACCCTGCTCTTCGACATCGAGCACCCCGAAACACCGGTGCGCGCCTGCGCGTTGCGGCTCGCGGCGGATCCGGCGGCGTACACCGTCTTCCCGGTGTACGACATGCCGCGCCAGTACCGGACCCTGCGCGTCGTCGCCGAGCACACGGATCTGCCCGTGCCGAGGGCGCTGTGGCTGGAGGAGGACCCCGGCCCACTCGGGGCGCCCTTCTTCGTCATGGAGCGCGTCGAAGGGCGCGTGCCGCCGGACGTCATGCCCTACACCTACGAGGGCAACTGGCTCCACGCCGCGAGCGACGAGGAGCGCGAGTGGCTGGAAGGGGCCACCATCGGGCTGCTGGCCCGACTGCACGACCAAGTGCCCCCGCAGAACGTCGAGTTCCTCGCCCTCCCGGGCGAGGGTGACGCACTGCGGCGGCATGTCACCGCTCAACGCGACTACTACGAATGGGTGGTTGACGGACTCGCCCGCTCACCGCTCATCGAGGACGCGTTCGACCGCCTGGAGGAGCTCTGGCCGAGCGATCCGGGAGCACCCGTGCTCAACTGGGGCGACGCGCGCATCGGGAACGTCATCTACGACGGTTTCGAGCCCGCCGCCGTGCTCGACTGGGAAATGGCGGCACTGGCCCCGCGCGAGGTCGACCTCGGCTGGACCGTCTATCTGCACCGCTTCTTCCAGGACCTGACGGCCGCCTTCGGACAGCGCGGTCTGCCCGACTTCCTGCGCCGCGACCGCGTAGAGGCCCGCTACGCCGACCTCACCGGCCACACGCCACGCGACATGGACTTCCACACGTTGTACGCCGCCCTGCGGCACGCCGTCGTCATGCTGCGGATCGCCTACCGCCAGGCCTACTTCGGCGAAGTCGCCGTCCCGGCGGACCCGGACACACTGATCCTGCACCACGGCAGCCTGCGAGCCATGGTGCAGGGCAGCTACTGGAATTGA
- a CDS encoding Lrp/AsnC family transcriptional regulator: MEELDRQIVQLLVKDGRMSYTDLGKATGLSTSAVHQRVRRLEQRGVIRGYAAVVDSEAVGLPMTAFISVKPFDPSAPDDIADRLAGVPEIEACHSVAGDENYILKVRVATPHELEELLARLRSLAGVSTRTTVVLSTPYEARPPKI; the protein is encoded by the coding sequence ATGGAGGAGCTGGACCGACAAATCGTGCAGCTGCTCGTCAAAGACGGGCGGATGAGCTACACCGACCTGGGCAAGGCCACGGGCCTGTCCACGTCTGCCGTGCACCAGCGGGTGCGCCGGCTCGAGCAGCGCGGCGTCATCCGCGGCTATGCCGCGGTCGTGGACTCCGAGGCGGTGGGGCTGCCCATGACCGCCTTCATCTCGGTGAAACCGTTCGACCCCAGCGCCCCCGACGACATCGCGGACCGGCTGGCCGGGGTGCCCGAGATCGAGGCCTGTCACAGCGTCGCCGGCGACGAGAACTACATCCTGAAGGTCCGTGTGGCCACGCCGCACGAGCTGGAGGAACTGCTGGCCCGGCTGCGGTCGCTGGCCGGGGTTTCGACCCGGACCACCGTGGTGTTGTCCACGCCCTATGAGGCTCGGCCACCCAAGATCTAG
- a CDS encoding polyprenol monophosphomannose synthase, translating to MNDGDGTLAAQDRGKRFGPLGTALVIIPTYNEAENIKSIVGRVRKAVPEAHVLVADDNSPDGTGKLADELAAEDDHVQVLHRKGKEGLGAAYLAGFHWGMDNGYGVLVEMDADGSHQPEELPRLLTALKGADLVLGSRWVPGGRVVNWPKSREFISRGGSLYSRLALDLPLRDITGGYRAFRRETLEGLGLDDVASQGYCFQVDLARRAVKAGFHVVEVPITFVERELGDSKMSRDILVEALWRVTSWGARERVGKLLDRAKSSPPARRS from the coding sequence GTGAACGACGGCGACGGGACCCTCGCGGCTCAGGACCGGGGGAAGCGGTTCGGGCCGCTCGGCACGGCGTTGGTGATCATTCCGACCTACAACGAGGCGGAGAACATCAAGAGCATCGTCGGCCGGGTCCGCAAGGCGGTCCCCGAGGCGCACGTGCTCGTCGCCGACGACAACAGCCCCGACGGCACCGGCAAGCTCGCGGACGAACTGGCCGCCGAGGACGACCACGTCCAGGTCCTGCACCGCAAGGGCAAGGAGGGCCTCGGCGCCGCGTATCTCGCGGGCTTCCACTGGGGCATGGACAACGGGTACGGCGTCCTGGTCGAGATGGACGCCGACGGCTCCCACCAGCCCGAGGAGCTGCCCCGTCTGCTGACCGCCCTCAAGGGCGCCGACCTGGTCCTCGGCTCCCGCTGGGTACCCGGCGGCCGGGTCGTGAACTGGCCCAAGTCCCGCGAGTTCATCTCCCGGGGCGGCAGCCTCTACTCCCGGCTCGCCCTGGACCTGCCCCTGCGCGACATCACCGGCGGCTACCGCGCCTTCCGCCGCGAGACCCTCGAGGGCCTCGGCCTCGACGACGTCGCCTCCCAGGGCTACTGCTTCCAGGTCGACCTCGCCCGCCGCGCGGTCAAGGCCGGCTTCCATGTCGTCGAGGTGCCGATCACCTTCGTCGAGCGCGAGCTCGGTGACTCGAAGATGAGCCGCGACATCCTCGTCGAGGCGCTGTGGCGGGTCACCTCGTGGGGCGCGCGGGAGCGGGTGGGCAAGCTGCTGGACCGCGCGAAGTCGTCGCCGCCGGCGCGACGCTCGTAG